TTAAAAGTGCTTTCTCAAACTTTGCATGAACTATGAAGTATAGGCAGGCTACATCGAGCATGCCCACAAATGTCGCCGTCGCCGCAAGGAGAGAGGTCGACAGTTGTACCTGTCTTTCCAACCCAGTATCATCACGTCCTAGCTTGCTTGTTTCCTTGCTGTTTAGTTTGTCCGAATGTTTTGTTTGTGTGCTTCCCCTGATACTTGATGTGTTGAAGATCCATAGATTTTCAAAACTTACTTTCCGAATTCGGGGTTGCACAATAGGATGGAAACTGAAAACACCCAGCTGATGAGTGTGCTAAAAAGCACAGTACCCTGTGGAGGAAAATGTAACAATATTTGACTGCAAAACACCTTTCACATTTCATGAGGACTAATATTTCATTGTAAACATCATGTGCAGGTGCCTAGTAGAAACTACTGAAATGATGACCTACCTTCCAAAATGTTGGCTGTTCACTGATGCCTTGTTGTGCAAAGAGGCCAGTGCTTCTAATAGCACTTACAACTTGAATGACCTCCACAACAAGAAGGACAGGCTCAAGGAAGGCAAAGAGCAACAGATAAAGGTCCGTCACCCATTCTGGGATTAATGCGAGAGGAATTATGACAGCTACTGACAGAACAGCGAGATCGATGATTGGGAATATCCATCTCTGCAAAGATCATAAACGTAATTCAAATTATATTGGACTAAGCATTcaccatctcaaaataaagttgttgttgttattgaaCTAAAAGCAGTGTACTCAATGCCATCAGGACACTGTGGATTTTATACACCATCACAAAGCCAAGCTGTTCACATGTCAGTGTACGTTTTGTATCTTACACAGTATACGAAGCATCTGTCATTGGAACTTCAAAACCTTGTGATTACAAGCACGTACACACTATGAGGTATGTAAAACGAATATTTCGAGGAGCTGCCATGGCATTTTAGTACTCATGAGACACCGCCTGCTGCAAGGCACATCGCTGTTAGTATGCTTCATGTCACTTCATTTCATGTGCCTTCGTTtatatttcctttttcttcgccTCATGAAGTCACAGTTGTGAGCACGCTTGCACCACTAACTCCTATACGTGGCACAACGAAACTTTGCGCATTAACAGGTAACATTTGCACATTTGCAGGTAACGCACCAAAGGAAAAACGACACTGACCACGATGCCTGGTATGAGATGAGATATAAGTAGCGCTGACACAACAACAAGCGAGATGGTGCAGAACGTGTGAATTCCAAATATTATTCCCAACACGGGCAACAACAGCAACCACGTATATGTGAATAAGCTCAATCCTGCTACAATCACTGATGGCAAGCACATGTTTTACAGTTTTACAGCAAATCAAGGAGGTGGCGCGTCTACTTTAGTTCGGAATCGGGGATGCCGCCACCGTAATGGCTCAAGATGGCTTCGGATGGCTAGAGTGAGGAGGTTGCCAACATGCATTACTTTTTCTAGCTGTATTTAGCACCCCTGCCAAAAGCTGGAACTAAGTGTACTCTCGATTGTACCTCACAGTGCCTGTTAGTGCAAGAAGTTATATCCCTTTTAAAGCCTTCGTGTTTTGCAACATTTTAACTGAATACAAACTCAATTCTGAACGCATTCAATATCGCATTTCATTTATGAAATTCTTCTATTGCTGCAAGAGTTCTACAGTTTATGAGACAAGGTTTCAGAATTTGCCTGCAAACCCCTGGTTTCAAACGTACGTTTTTTTGCACAGAACAGGCCAAAAACACTGATAATGTTTTATTTCTTCATTCAGAAACTAACTACAACAAACACATTCAACTTC
This sequence is a window from Ornithodoros turicata isolate Travis chromosome 10, ASM3712646v1, whole genome shotgun sequence. Protein-coding genes within it:
- the LOC135370352 gene encoding uncharacterized protein LOC135370352 isoform X2, which gives rise to MCLPSVIVAGLSLFTYTWLLLLPVLGIIFGIHTFCTISLVVVSALLISHLIPGIVRWIFPIIDLAVLSVAVIIPLALIPEWVTDLYLLLFAFLEPVLLVVEVIQVVSAIRSTGLFAQQGISEQPTFWKGTVLFSTLISWVFSVSILLCNPEFGNLLFLLCLLNIFAHAITVWADEGIISDSALVLLASSCYLWLGSLEQDISAVVCSSFGQRPEGEADAATLLGGILSLPYISLAAPLATVTSLREVTRPSFWLGIALRVLSAFFVTKQLFLRRKAACRRTTSQRCLVRYFDPD